A genomic window from Paenibacillus sp. FSL K6-0276 includes:
- a CDS encoding glycosyltransferase family 2 protein: MNVDVSILIVNYNTCRLTMDCLRSVYDSETNFSYEIILIDNNSHDDSVEKISSEFPSVMLIANNDNVGFARANNQGMEASSGRYVLLLNSDTVVRKDTLETMISFMDSRHDIGASGCKIILPDGSLDKACKRGFPTPSASFYYAFGFSKLFPDRPRFNGYQLGYLDPDLDYPIDCLVGAFMLLRRETIDQVGGLDEEFFMYGEDLDWCYRIKEAGWGIYYYPKTSIVHLKGGSARRRPFKIVYEFHRAMILFHRKHYSKKYNSMINGTVYAGVGVKFALSLLRNALISPKKVPSPAQSLNTASEAGSRNDKNTEVRL; encoded by the coding sequence GTGAATGTAGATGTAAGTATACTTATTGTTAATTACAACACGTGTCGCCTGACGATGGACTGTCTCAGGTCGGTATATGACTCAGAAACGAACTTTTCCTATGAGATTATTTTGATAGACAACAATTCCCATGATGATTCGGTAGAGAAGATTAGCAGTGAGTTTCCAAGTGTAATGTTGATTGCAAATAACGACAATGTCGGTTTTGCCCGTGCTAATAATCAGGGGATGGAAGCTTCATCCGGACGGTATGTGCTTCTGCTTAATTCAGATACGGTAGTTCGTAAGGATACGCTGGAAACAATGATCTCTTTTATGGACAGTCGGCACGATATAGGAGCGTCAGGATGTAAGATCATTTTACCAGATGGCTCGCTAGATAAAGCTTGCAAGCGGGGGTTTCCTACACCGTCAGCTTCCTTCTATTATGCTTTTGGTTTTAGTAAGTTGTTCCCAGATCGTCCGAGGTTTAACGGTTACCAGTTAGGTTATCTAGACCCTGATCTTGATTACCCGATAGATTGTCTGGTTGGTGCGTTTATGCTGCTGAGGCGGGAGACGATTGATCAGGTGGGCGGATTAGATGAAGAATTCTTTATGTACGGTGAGGATTTGGACTGGTGCTATCGTATTAAAGAGGCTGGATGGGGGATTTATTATTATCCGAAGACCTCTATCGTGCATCTTAAAGGCGGCAGCGCAAGACGTAGACCATTCAAGATCGTGTACGAGTTCCACCGAGCAATGATTTTATTTCATCGTAAGCATTATAGTAAGAAGTACAACAGTATGATAAATGGAACAGTATATGCTGGTGTTGGCGTGAAGTTTGCCCTGTCACTTTTGCGGAATGCCTTAATCTCTCCGAAAAAAGTTCCATCACCTGCTCAGAGCCTTAATACAGCCAGTGAAGCAGGTAGTCGTAACGATAAAAATACTGAGGTGAGATTATGA
- a CDS encoding glycosyltransferase family 2 protein, producing the protein MPTKTVSVQLVTYNSTNDIVDCLKAVLTQDYPLEYIVIVDNDSKDDTIEKIREVSSRVDPVVKPIMAIFPDEGIVKIDKKTSEITDLQLIVYQNSCNTGFAHAHNKAIVATDTDYVLVLNPDLTLAPDYISRLIARMENNPLIGSATGKLLLKADHGLVDSTGLRMNRARRAFDRGAREPADQWTQSGTVFGVSGAAAMYSRRMINDISVDGEFFDDDFFAYKEDVDVAWRAELFGWQGYYDAEAIGYHERGWKTSGRSTKAMFIRRISYINRYKMIYKNEPARTMLKTILISLPYELAAHGYMLLREPQLIVAWKSFFNQLPALIKKRKYIQATIKEREKHKN; encoded by the coding sequence ATGCCCACCAAAACCGTTAGTGTACAATTAGTTACATATAATAGTACGAATGATATTGTAGACTGTTTAAAGGCAGTCCTTACACAGGATTATCCACTAGAATATATCGTAATTGTGGATAATGACTCTAAAGATGATACTATAGAGAAAATAAGAGAAGTCTCAAGCCGTGTTGATCCTGTTGTTAAACCCATTATGGCTATCTTTCCGGATGAGGGAATCGTAAAGATTGATAAAAAAACATCTGAAATCACTGACTTACAATTGATTGTATATCAAAACTCATGTAACACGGGCTTCGCACATGCTCATAATAAGGCTATCGTTGCTACAGATACAGACTACGTGCTTGTCCTTAACCCTGACCTAACGCTGGCCCCAGACTATATCTCCAGACTAATCGCACGAATGGAGAATAATCCACTGATTGGTAGCGCCACAGGTAAGCTTTTGCTGAAGGCCGATCATGGGCTGGTAGACAGCACAGGTCTCCGAATGAACAGAGCACGGCGTGCTTTTGATCGCGGAGCACGCGAGCCAGCAGACCAATGGACACAGTCGGGTACTGTATTCGGCGTATCTGGAGCGGCTGCGATGTATTCTCGGCGGATGATCAACGACATTAGTGTTGATGGCGAATTTTTTGATGATGATTTTTTCGCTTACAAGGAAGATGTGGATGTGGCTTGGAGGGCGGAGTTATTCGGCTGGCAGGGGTATTATGATGCTGAGGCGATCGGGTATCACGAACGTGGCTGGAAAACGTCTGGTCGTAGCACCAAAGCGATGTTCATCCGACGAATATCTTACATTAACCGCTACAAAATGATCTACAAGAATGAACCGGCTCGAACGATGCTGAAGACAATCTTAATTTCTCTTCCCTATGAGCTTGCCGCACACGGCTATATGCTTCTTAGAGAGCCGCAGCTAATTGTGGCATGGAAATCCTTTTTCAATCAGCTCCCTGCATTAATAAAGAAGCGGAAGTATATACAAGCCACCATAAAAGAGAGGGAAAAACACAAAAACTAA
- a CDS encoding DUF6056 family protein, translated as MIDRIKRFSNKYNVTLLFICFSILMFIVNLHVNSNISDDIEFKKALTDMSSIEFVKNYYLNWNGRIMINYFLTSIIVLDPLVWKILNTMIFILLFFTMYKIVSAITGDRREKNVYLIISICLSIFLLPDAVFWSGSIWVTGSFNYLWPTALGLFSLIPVIYNYFEKEYNNKLIILNLMAGIYAAYSEQIAAIMITFSTILILLSALKKKKIHIPSVLVLAVVIINAIIGYTAPGNVKRFASEVTFFPEYETFSVFQKLFYGLFYSLWHLVNEASTIMFIITLLITILMFTKSKRTMYRIVSLIPVTYFGIRIISAISRPGNVTTAFDQTLEMFIKSNKVSMFDNLYDIPKIFSDYNLKSVSMNVSILLGLLVFLCIALSIVKLFENSRLSIVSFLFYMAALASSIVISFSPTIYASGHRVFYATDILLLILLATLLSELLNTITESKVLFRIWIYYEAILVFLALRHLTFYIVLY; from the coding sequence ATGATAGATCGTATAAAAAGATTTTCCAATAAATACAATGTTACATTACTGTTTATATGTTTCTCGATTTTAATGTTTATAGTAAATTTACATGTTAATAGTAATATTTCAGACGATATTGAATTTAAAAAGGCTCTAACAGATATGAGTTCTATTGAATTTGTGAAAAATTACTATTTAAATTGGAATGGTAGAATTATGATCAATTATTTTCTCACCAGTATAATAGTTCTAGACCCACTTGTTTGGAAAATACTCAATACAATGATCTTTATCTTGCTATTTTTTACTATGTATAAGATTGTATCAGCCATAACTGGAGATAGAAGAGAGAAAAATGTGTACTTGATCATATCTATTTGCCTGTCAATTTTTTTATTGCCTGATGCAGTTTTTTGGAGTGGTAGCATTTGGGTTACAGGATCTTTTAACTATCTTTGGCCTACTGCTCTTGGTTTATTTAGTTTAATACCTGTTATTTATAATTATTTCGAGAAGGAGTATAATAATAAGCTAATAATATTAAATTTAATGGCTGGGATATATGCTGCTTACTCAGAGCAAATAGCTGCAATTATGATTACCTTTAGCACAATTCTAATTTTACTCTCTGCTCTTAAGAAAAAGAAAATACATATACCTTCAGTACTTGTTTTAGCAGTTGTCATTATTAATGCTATTATAGGTTACACAGCACCTGGGAATGTCAAAAGATTTGCATCAGAAGTTACATTCTTTCCGGAATATGAAACATTTTCTGTTTTTCAGAAGTTATTTTACGGGTTATTCTACAGCCTATGGCACCTTGTTAATGAGGCTAGTACAATAATGTTTATAATCACATTACTCATAACAATTTTGATGTTTACGAAAAGTAAAAGAACAATGTATAGAATAGTATCCTTAATACCTGTGACATATTTCGGTATACGTATAATTTCCGCTATAAGCAGACCAGGGAATGTTACCACGGCATTTGATCAAACTCTTGAAATGTTTATTAAAAGCAATAAAGTTTCTATGTTTGATAATTTATATGATATCCCAAAAATTTTCAGTGATTATAATTTGAAATCTGTAAGTATGAATGTTTCCATATTATTAGGTTTACTAGTTTTTCTATGTATTGCCTTGTCTATAGTGAAATTGTTTGAAAATAGTAGGTTAAGCATTGTAAGTTTTCTCTTTTATATGGCTGCTTTAGCCTCAAGTATTGTTATTAGTTTTTCACCAACCATATATGCCTCAGGGCATAGGGTTTTCTACGCGACAGATATTCTCTTATTAATACTATTAGCGACATTACTCTCTGAATTATTAAATACTATTACAGAATCAAAAGTTTTATTTAGAATTTGGATTTATTATGAAGCCATTTTAGTTTTTTTGGCACTGAGGCATCTAACTTTTTATATTGTTCTTTATTGA
- a CDS encoding glycosyltransferase family 2 protein, with protein MEIISICIPCYNEEKSLPIFYNEIIRIAKLMNEIEFEFVFVDDGSSDNTLNIIKDLAKADNRVRYISFSRNFGKEAALYAGIKYSKGDYVAVMDADMQDPPALLPNMLSAIKEEGYDCAATRRNSRNGEPVIRSFFARMFYRIVKKISKAEIIDGARDFRLMTRQMVNAVLSMGEYNRFSKGIFGWVGFKTKWFEFENIERVAGETKWSFWKLFIYSIEGIVAFSTVPLALSSLIGLFFCFASFVLIVVIISKTLLWGDPATGWPSLASIVFFVGGIQLFCTGIIGNYLANIYLETKGRPIYIVKQEG; from the coding sequence ATGGAGATTATAAGCATTTGTATCCCTTGTTATAATGAAGAGAAAAGTCTTCCTATTTTTTATAATGAAATAATACGGATTGCTAAACTAATGAACGAGATTGAATTTGAATTTGTTTTTGTGGATGATGGGTCTTCTGATAACACATTAAACATTATTAAAGATCTTGCTAAAGCAGATAACCGTGTTAGATATATATCTTTCTCACGGAATTTTGGAAAAGAAGCAGCTTTGTATGCAGGTATTAAATATTCCAAAGGCGATTATGTTGCAGTAATGGATGCAGATATGCAGGATCCACCAGCACTCCTTCCTAACATGCTTAGTGCTATTAAGGAGGAAGGATACGATTGTGCTGCTACAAGAAGAAATTCAAGAAACGGTGAACCGGTAATACGTTCTTTCTTCGCAAGAATGTTCTATAGAATCGTAAAAAAAATATCAAAGGCTGAAATTATTGATGGAGCCCGAGATTTTCGACTAATGACTCGTCAAATGGTTAATGCAGTATTATCAATGGGAGAATACAACCGCTTCTCAAAAGGTATCTTTGGTTGGGTAGGTTTTAAAACCAAGTGGTTTGAATTTGAAAATATTGAAAGGGTGGCTGGGGAGACTAAGTGGTCTTTTTGGAAGCTCTTTATTTACTCGATTGAAGGAATTGTCGCATTTTCTACTGTCCCGCTTGCTCTTTCTTCATTAATAGGTTTGTTTTTTTGTTTTGCTTCTTTTGTACTGATTGTGGTTATTATCTCTAAAACTTTATTGTGGGGGGATCCTGCAACTGGTTGGCCTTCGTTAGCATCTATAGTTTTTTTTGTTGGAGGGATTCAACTTTTTTGCACTGGAATTATAGGGAATTATTTGGCTAATATTTATCTTGAAACAAAAGGGCGTCCTATATATATAGTAAAACAAGAAGGATAG
- the rfbD gene encoding dTDP-4-dehydrorhamnose reductase, whose translation MKVLVTGAAGQLGQDVVLLLQNQGHEVLGCDRQEMDITDLDQCTRVIGEFGPDAVIHCAAHTAVDAAESDIDAAYLINATGSRNVAIASEKAGAKLVYISTDYVFDGLGVLPYHEYDNTDPKSIYGKSKRAGEVLVQSLSSRFFIVRTSWVYGKYGNNFVKTMLKLGQVKPLLQVVDDQEGSPTYTVDLARFLLELIQTEKYGVYHASNSDSCTWFEFTKAIFAEAEDILGLRFTAKLEPCSTEQFPRPAPRPRNSVMEHLSIRTNGFQDLRNWREGLKDFLLELKK comes from the coding sequence ATGAAGGTACTTGTTACAGGCGCAGCCGGACAACTGGGCCAGGACGTAGTTTTACTACTCCAGAATCAAGGTCACGAAGTGCTGGGTTGTGACCGTCAGGAGATGGATATTACTGATCTAGATCAATGTACTCGGGTTATTGGTGAGTTCGGACCGGATGCGGTCATTCACTGTGCTGCTCATACGGCAGTAGATGCAGCAGAAAGTGACATCGATGCAGCTTATTTAATTAATGCGACGGGCAGTCGTAACGTAGCAATTGCTTCTGAAAAAGCTGGGGCTAAGCTGGTCTACATTAGTACGGATTATGTATTTGATGGTTTGGGAGTACTGCCTTACCATGAGTATGATAATACAGACCCTAAGAGTATATATGGAAAATCGAAACGTGCGGGTGAAGTGCTGGTTCAATCTCTTTCATCTAGATTTTTCATCGTACGTACATCATGGGTTTACGGCAAGTACGGAAATAACTTCGTCAAAACAATGCTGAAGCTCGGTCAAGTAAAGCCTTTGCTACAGGTTGTGGACGACCAAGAGGGTTCACCAACCTATACAGTCGATTTAGCTCGATTTTTGCTTGAACTTATCCAAACTGAGAAATATGGTGTGTACCATGCGTCAAATAGCGACTCTTGTACCTGGTTTGAATTTACAAAGGCTATTTTTGCAGAGGCTGAGGATATTTTGGGATTGAGATTCACTGCCAAGCTTGAACCGTGTTCTACGGAACAATTCCCACGTCCTGCACCACGCCCTCGTAATTCGGTGATGGAGCATTTGTCGATCCGCACGAATGGTTTTCAGGATTTACGTAATTGGCGTGAAGGCTTGAAAGATTTTCTGTTGGAGCTTAAAAAGTAA
- the rfbB gene encoding dTDP-glucose 4,6-dehydratase has translation MKLLVTGGAGFIGSNFVLYMLQQYPDYKIVNVDALTYAGNLENLKTIENHPNYTFAKADITDVQEMEALFSQGVDVVVNFAAESHVDRSILEPEVFVKTNVLGTQVLLDAAKKYSVTKFVQVSTDEVYGSLGATGLFTEETPLTPNSPYSASKAGGDLLVRAYHETFGLPVNITRCSNNYGPYQFPEKLIPLMISRALADQALPVYGDGMNIRDWLYVEDHCSAIDLVIHEGVNGEVYNIGGNNERTNVHIVNTVLQELGKPDSLITYVQDRPGHDRRYGIDPTKIMNELGWKPKHTFETGIKETIQWYLNNREWWSRIQSGEYQKYAELQYGTRLGDSL, from the coding sequence ATGAAATTGCTAGTTACCGGCGGAGCCGGATTTATCGGCAGCAACTTTGTATTATATATGCTGCAACAATATCCTGATTATAAGATCGTTAACGTAGATGCGTTGACGTATGCAGGCAATCTGGAGAATTTGAAAACGATTGAGAATCATCCTAACTACACTTTTGCCAAGGCCGATATTACAGACGTACAGGAAATGGAAGCTTTGTTTAGCCAAGGTGTTGATGTAGTTGTGAATTTTGCTGCTGAATCGCATGTGGATCGGAGTATTTTGGAGCCGGAAGTTTTTGTGAAAACGAATGTGCTCGGAACACAGGTGCTTTTGGATGCTGCCAAAAAATATAGTGTCACTAAGTTCGTTCAGGTATCTACGGATGAGGTATACGGATCACTTGGAGCGACCGGGTTGTTTACCGAGGAAACTCCGTTGACTCCTAACAGTCCTTATTCGGCAAGCAAAGCAGGTGGAGATCTACTTGTACGTGCATACCATGAGACGTTCGGACTGCCAGTGAATATCACCCGCTGTTCAAATAATTACGGCCCGTACCAATTCCCGGAAAAACTAATTCCGCTTATGATCTCTCGCGCACTTGCTGATCAAGCATTGCCTGTTTATGGCGATGGGATGAATATCCGTGACTGGTTGTATGTTGAGGATCACTGCAGCGCGATTGATTTGGTTATTCATGAGGGCGTGAATGGTGAAGTCTACAACATTGGTGGCAATAATGAGCGTACGAATGTGCATATTGTAAACACGGTATTGCAGGAACTTGGCAAACCCGATTCTCTAATTACTTATGTTCAAGACCGTCCTGGTCATGATCGCCGCTATGGTATAGATCCAACTAAGATTATGAACGAACTGGGTTGGAAGCCGAAACATACTTTTGAAACAGGTATTAAAGAAACCATCCAATGGTATCTCAATAACCGTGAATGGTGGTCTCGCATTCAATCTGGGGAATACCAGAAGTATGCTGAACTGCAATATGGCACTCGCTTGGGTGATTCATTGTAA
- the rfbC gene encoding dTDP-4-dehydrorhamnose 3,5-epimerase, producing MKVIPLQLVGANLIEPVVHGDNRGFFMESYNEEIMHKIGITYNFIQDNQSLSAEVGVLRGLHYQLNPKAQTKLIRVLSGVIYDVIVDIRRNSPTFGQWVGVILSEYNKRQLLVPKGFAHGFCTVVPNTQVLYKVDEYYSPENDRGILWNDPALGINWPTSSPILSDKDQYHPELKDAELNFEI from the coding sequence ATGAAGGTAATTCCTCTTCAACTCGTTGGTGCAAATTTAATAGAGCCTGTGGTTCATGGTGATAACCGCGGTTTTTTCATGGAAAGCTACAACGAAGAAATAATGCATAAGATCGGTATTACCTACAATTTCATTCAAGATAACCAATCCCTCTCCGCAGAGGTTGGAGTACTGCGTGGTTTACACTACCAATTGAATCCCAAAGCTCAAACTAAACTGATTCGCGTTCTGTCCGGAGTCATTTACGATGTAATCGTCGATATACGTCGTAATTCGCCTACATTTGGTCAATGGGTCGGAGTAATTCTTAGCGAATATAACAAACGCCAACTGCTTGTGCCTAAAGGCTTCGCACATGGCTTCTGTACAGTGGTTCCTAACACCCAAGTATTATATAAGGTGGATGAATACTATTCCCCTGAGAATGATCGTGGCATATTATGGAATGATCCTGCACTGGGTATTAATTGGCCGACTTCTAGTCCAATATTATCGGATAAAGATCAGTATCACCCAGAACTAAAGGACGCGGAGCTAAACTTCGAAATATAA
- a CDS encoding sugar phosphate nucleotidyltransferase — MKGIILAGGTGSRLFPLTKVTNKHLLPVGKYPMIFHSVYKLKKAGINDILIVTGKEHMGDVVNLLGSGREMDVCFTYKVQDEAGGIAQALDLAEQFVGNDQMVVILGDNVFEDDITQYTQNFVAQKQGAKILIQEVSDPKRFGVPELHNGRIVSIEEKPAEPKSNYAVTGIYMFDSNVFEIVKTLKPSARGELEITDVNNAYIVRDELTYDILQGWWTDAGTHVSLAKANELAQSVVFGNEFGKLKL, encoded by the coding sequence ATGAAAGGCATAATTCTTGCAGGTGGTACTGGTTCTCGTCTATTTCCCTTAACTAAAGTTACTAATAAACACTTGCTTCCAGTAGGTAAATATCCAATGATATTTCATTCAGTATATAAGTTAAAAAAAGCTGGAATAAATGATATCCTCATTGTAACTGGTAAAGAGCATATGGGGGATGTAGTTAACTTATTGGGTAGTGGCCGTGAAATGGACGTGTGCTTTACATATAAAGTACAAGACGAAGCAGGTGGAATTGCACAAGCTTTAGATTTAGCTGAACAATTTGTAGGCAATGATCAAATGGTTGTCATACTTGGAGATAATGTTTTTGAAGATGATATTACTCAATACACACAAAATTTTGTTGCTCAAAAACAAGGGGCTAAAATATTGATTCAAGAAGTATCTGATCCTAAAAGATTTGGTGTTCCAGAGCTTCATAACGGGCGAATTGTTTCGATTGAAGAGAAACCGGCTGAACCAAAATCGAATTATGCAGTAACCGGTATTTATATGTTTGATAGTAATGTATTTGAAATTGTTAAAACCTTAAAGCCATCTGCACGTGGTGAATTAGAGATCACAGATGTAAATAATGCATATATTGTAAGAGATGAGTTAACTTATGATATTTTGCAAGGTTGGTGGACAGATGCAGGTACACATGTATCCTTAGCTAAAGCGAATGAATTAGCACAATCAGTTGTGTTTGGAAATGAGTTTGGAAAGCTGAAATTATAA
- a CDS encoding DegT/DnrJ/EryC1/StrS family aminotransferase translates to MNELIKLETPVNVTKTYMPPFSEFTAEIERLWNNSWITNNGELHQEFEKKLIDFLSIKNVSLLVNGHLALETAIKTLGITGEVITTPFTFASTTHAIVNNNLKPVFCDIDLSDYNIDCTKIESLINENTSAIMPVHVFGTPCNVEAIEKIAQKYNLKVLYDAAHAFGVEINGNPISQYGDISMFSLHATKLFHSIEGGVLVYKNDEYKRKIDLYKNFGISGPETVEIVGYNAKMNEFQAAMGLVNLNHVQDNIKKRKLITERYVNLLEEIPGISLLDYKKSNIVYNYSYFPIVIDKEKYGVSRDTLFDILRDNNIFTRKYFYPLATDYDCFKKEYSNIELPNAKKISDNVLTLPIYPELSYEIVDLICKNIDIIHRRSL, encoded by the coding sequence ATGAATGAATTAATCAAATTGGAAACACCAGTGAATGTAACGAAGACGTATATGCCTCCTTTCTCTGAGTTCACTGCAGAAATCGAACGACTATGGAATAATTCTTGGATTACGAATAATGGAGAGTTGCACCAGGAATTCGAAAAAAAACTAATTGATTTTTTATCAATTAAGAATGTTAGTCTTCTTGTAAACGGACATTTGGCTTTAGAGACAGCCATTAAGACTTTAGGGATCACTGGTGAAGTAATAACTACTCCATTTACATTCGCTTCAACTACTCATGCCATTGTCAATAATAATTTAAAACCAGTTTTCTGTGATATTGATTTAAGTGACTATAATATTGATTGTACAAAAATAGAGAGTCTAATTAATGAAAACACGAGTGCAATTATGCCGGTTCATGTTTTTGGAACTCCATGTAATGTAGAAGCAATTGAGAAGATTGCTCAGAAATACAATTTAAAAGTATTATATGATGCTGCACATGCATTTGGGGTTGAGATTAATGGTAACCCCATAAGCCAGTATGGAGATATTTCGATGTTTAGCCTGCATGCTACGAAACTCTTTCATTCAATTGAAGGTGGAGTATTAGTCTATAAAAATGACGAATATAAAAGAAAAATTGATCTTTATAAAAACTTTGGTATAAGCGGTCCTGAGACTGTTGAAATTGTGGGGTATAATGCAAAAATGAATGAGTTTCAAGCTGCAATGGGACTTGTGAATTTAAACCATGTTCAGGATAATATAAAAAAGAGAAAATTGATAACAGAAAGATATGTAAACTTGCTTGAGGAGATTCCAGGGATAAGTCTTCTCGATTACAAAAAATCTAATATAGTTTATAACTACTCTTATTTTCCTATCGTAATTGATAAGGAAAAGTACGGTGTATCTAGAGATACTCTATTTGATATTCTTCGGGATAATAATATTTTCACTAGAAAATATTTTTACCCATTAGCAACTGATTATGATTGTTTTAAAAAGGAATATTCGAATATTGAATTACCGAATGCGAAGAAAATAAGTGATAATGTCCTAACACTACCTATATATCCTGAATTAAGTTATGAGATTGTTGATTTGATATGTAAGAATATAGATATAATTCACAGGAGGTCTTTATGA
- a CDS encoding glycosyltransferase, translating into MKRTNPKVSIIIPSYNHSKFIGEAIDSILSQTYSDFELLIIDDASPDNSVEVIKKYNDPRIRFYGFEKNQGAVDTLNYGIINSSSDYIALLNSDDYWEIDKLEKQVLYLQEHNEVDCVFSDANFIDETGKVLSKTDYFWADAFTQINKSSGHWLNQLFFKLNCFCHPSMLIKKGVYNEVGLYNPSLRQLPDFSMWINVIKKFNIHVMEEKLVNFRILSNEMNTSSVTYENRIRNKNELFVIMSSFFDEMKDEDFVEGFLDGRGSVYTKEEIECEKAFAYLKEISPDIKPIYVLIGLRKLSELLNSENTRDVLREKYGFSANDYFKYTGKLDIIDVFETSFHQVVVESAKRKIQKDTNLYSTIRKFFKK; encoded by the coding sequence TTGAAACGTACTAATCCGAAAGTTTCTATAATAATTCCGTCCTATAATCATTCAAAATTTATTGGAGAAGCTATAGATAGTATTTTGAGCCAAACGTATAGCGATTTTGAATTATTAATCATTGATGATGCATCACCTGACAATTCTGTTGAAGTAATTAAAAAATATAATGATCCAAGAATCAGATTTTATGGTTTCGAAAAGAATCAAGGGGCAGTTGATACACTTAATTATGGAATAATTAACTCATCATCAGACTACATTGCCTTACTTAACTCAGATGATTATTGGGAAATAGATAAGTTAGAGAAACAAGTGCTTTATTTACAAGAACATAATGAAGTGGATTGTGTTTTTTCAGACGCTAATTTTATTGATGAAACAGGAAAAGTGTTATCAAAAACAGATTATTTTTGGGCCGATGCATTTACTCAGATTAATAAGTCTTCTGGACATTGGTTAAACCAACTATTCTTTAAGCTGAATTGCTTTTGTCATCCTTCGATGCTTATTAAAAAAGGGGTTTATAACGAAGTTGGATTGTATAATCCAAGTTTAAGACAATTGCCGGATTTTTCAATGTGGATAAATGTTATAAAAAAATTCAATATACATGTGATGGAAGAAAAGTTAGTTAACTTTAGAATATTATCAAATGAAATGAATACTAGTTCAGTTACTTACGAAAATAGAATTAGAAATAAAAATGAGCTCTTTGTTATTATGAGCAGTTTCTTTGATGAAATGAAAGATGAAGATTTTGTTGAAGGTTTTCTGGATGGGAGGGGCTCTGTATATACCAAAGAAGAAATTGAATGTGAAAAAGCTTTTGCATATTTGAAAGAAATATCCCCTGATATAAAACCTATCTACGTTCTAATTGGTTTGCGAAAACTTAGTGAACTTCTAAATAGTGAAAACACAAGAGATGTTTTAAGAGAAAAGTATGGTTTTAGTGCGAATGATTATTTTAAATATACTGGTAAACTAGATATCATTGATGTGTTTGAAACTTCTTTTCATCAGGTAGTGGTGGAGAGTGCTAAAAGAAAAATTCAAAAGGATACAAATCTATATTCAACCATACGGAAATTCTTTAAAAAATAG
- a CDS encoding glycosyltransferase, whose protein sequence is MNDAITKCSILLVTYNHENYIIQAIESILEQKTTFGFEIVVADDCSNDNTLSIIQQYAQEYPGKFRILEKESNLGITLNYKRGFAACKGEYIAILEGDDFWTDPLKIQKHVDFLESNKACVMTFNQFVVHDMKKKRYNVQPWNWDRSFQLITVSELVLDNFIGNFSTCVYKAQYLKQLDNSLYELTVYDWMTNIMVAQHGLIAYLPEVMSVYRLHPNGTWSQKKELEKLKDTINLIDQYDKYLDGLYHEEFNAHKTKLQARIAVIDGPLVITSKESVKQKVKKYLPPFAIYLLKGIIPPKFYK, encoded by the coding sequence ATGAACGATGCAATTACGAAATGTAGCATTCTATTGGTAACGTACAACCACGAGAATTATATAATTCAAGCGATAGAAAGTATTTTAGAGCAAAAAACAACCTTCGGTTTTGAAATTGTAGTAGCAGATGACTGCTCGAATGATAATACACTGAGTATAATTCAGCAATATGCTCAAGAATATCCTGGGAAGTTTAGAATATTAGAAAAAGAGAGTAATCTGGGAATAACGCTAAACTATAAGAGAGGGTTTGCTGCTTGTAAGGGAGAGTACATAGCAATTCTTGAAGGTGATGACTTTTGGACGGATCCCCTAAAAATACAAAAGCATGTTGATTTTTTAGAATCTAACAAAGCCTGTGTTATGACTTTTAATCAATTTGTTGTACATGACATGAAGAAAAAAAGATATAATGTGCAACCTTGGAATTGGGATCGCAGTTTTCAATTGATTACAGTCTCCGAACTTGTATTGGATAATTTCATAGGTAATTTTTCTACCTGCGTTTATAAGGCTCAGTATTTGAAACAACTCGATAATTCTTTGTATGAGTTGACAGTTTATGATTGGATGACGAATATAATGGTAGCTCAGCATGGTTTAATAGCCTATCTACCGGAAGTGATGTCTGTTTATCGCTTACATCCCAACGGAACTTGGAGTCAAAAAAAAGAATTAGAAAAATTAAAAGATACTATTAACCTAATAGATCAATATGATAAATATCTGGACGGTTTATATCATGAAGAGTTCAATGCTCATAAAACAAAACTTCAAGCAAGAATTGCTGTTATAGACGGACCTTTGGTTATTACCAGCAAGGAGAGTGTTAAGCAAAAAGTGAAGAAATACCTACCCCCATTTGCAATTTACTTATTAAAAGGAATAATACCTCCAAAATTCTATAAATAG